One stretch of Dissulfurimicrobium hydrothermale DNA includes these proteins:
- the crcB gene encoding fluoride efflux transporter CrcB — MAYLFVGAGGFFGAVVRYVLAMWIGQRWGRSFPLGTFFINISGCFLIGFLMQLLTERFMVSPQWRLFLVVGFVGAYTTFSTFLYETSNLLKDGEWFFAILNVTSSVITGFVALKLGEMLAKTI; from the coding sequence ATGGCCTATCTATTTGTCGGTGCAGGGGGTTTTTTTGGAGCCGTTGTACGTTATGTCTTGGCTATGTGGATCGGTCAGAGATGGGGTAGGAGTTTCCCGCTGGGTACATTTTTCATCAACATAAGCGGCTGCTTTCTTATAGGCTTTCTTATGCAGCTCCTGACCGAAAGGTTTATGGTCAGCCCGCAGTGGAGGCTGTTTCTAGTGGTTGGTTTTGTAGGCGCCTATACGACCTTTTCCACCTTTCTGTATGAAACGAGCAATCTTTTGAAGGATGGCGAGTGGTTTTTTGCCATATTAAATGTAACATCAAGCGTTATTACTGGTTTTGTGGCGCTGAAGCTTGGCGAAATGCTTGCAAAGACTATATAG